The Argentina anserina chromosome 3, drPotAnse1.1, whole genome shotgun sequence genome includes a region encoding these proteins:
- the LOC126786736 gene encoding polyphenol oxidase, chloroplastic-like, with product MASLSPLLVTTTTIPSTKTSLSAFSNSSSQVSLIGKPRQCIRTRVSCKAANNDQNDAEPHVTKFDRRNVLLGLGGLYGVAGLGNDPFAFARPVAPPDVSKCGAADLPNGVAPMDCCPPVASKIVDFKLPSPTPLRVRPAAHAVDDAYIAKYNKAMDLMKALPDDDPRSFKQQANVHCAYCDGAYDQAGFPDLELQIHNSWLFFPFHRYYLYFYERILGKLINDPTFALPFWNWDSPAGMQLPALFANPSSPLYDKFRAAAHQPPKLIDLDFNGREDNASNTTQINSNLSIMYRQMVSNAKNAQLFFGNPYRAGDEPDPGGGSVEGTPHGPVHLWTGDSTQPNFEDMGNFYSAGRDPIFYSHHSNVDRMWNIWKTLATKNNDITDSDWLDSGFLFYDENANMVRVKVRDCLETKNLGYVYQDVEIPWLNSRPTPRRSKVGFSNIAKKLGVANAAPSKAKEVAITDFPLTLSRKIKVAVPRPQQKKRSKKQKEDEEEILVIQGIEFDRDVAVKFDVYINDEDDLPSGPDKSEFAGSFVSVPHRHKHSKKINTILRLGLTDLLEDLDAEDDETVVVTLIPRYGADKVKIGGIKIEFAS from the coding sequence ATGGCTTCTCTCTCACCTCTACTAGTCACCACCACTACCATTCCCTCTACTAAAACCTCCCTCTCAGCTTTCTCAAACAGCAGCTCCCAGGTTTCCTTGATCGGAAAACCCAGGCAGTGCATTCGTACTAGGGTTTCATGCAAAGCCGCTAACAACGACCAAAATGATGCCGAACCTCATGTAACTAAGTTTGATAGAAGAAATGTGCTTCTTGGTCTTGGAGGTCTATATGGGGTGGCCGGTCTTGGGAACGATCCCTTCGCTTTTGCCAGGCCCGTCGCTCCACCGGACGTGTCCAAATGCGGGGCGGCGGACTTGCCTAATGGCGTAGCACCGATGGATTGTTGCCCGCCTGTGGCGTCAAAGATCGTTGACTTCAAGCTGCCTTCGCCGACTCCATTGCGTGTTAGGCCAGCAGCGCACGCCGTGGATGATGCATACATTGCAAAATACAATAAGGCCATGGATCTCATGAAAGCCCTTCCGGACGATGATCCCCGTAGTTTCAAGCAGCAAGCCAACGTGCATTGTGCTTATTGTGATGGTGCCTATGACCAGGCAGGCTTTCCTGATCTTGAGCTCCAAATCCACAACTCATGGCTCTTCTTTCCCTTCCACAGATACTACTTGTACTTCTACGAGAGAATCTTGGGTAAGCTAATCAACGACCCAACATTTGCTTTGCCGTTCTGGAACTGGGACTCCCCTGCTGGCATGCAGTTGCCTGCTCTCTTCGCCAATCCCAGTTCACCGCTTTACGACAAGTTCAGAGCCGCCGCTCATCAGCCGCCGAAGCTAATCGACCTCGATTTTAACGGAAGGGAGGACAATGCATCAAACACGACACAAATCAACAGCAATCTAAGCATTATGTACCGTCAAATGGTGTCAAACGCCAAGAATGCTCAGCTCTTCTTTGGCAACCCCTACAGGGCTGGCGATGAGCCTGACCCTGGTGGTGGTTCTGTCGAAGGAACCCCTCACGGACCGGTTCACTTGTGGACCGGTGACAGCACTCAGCCCAACTTCGAGGACATGGGAAACTTTTACTCCGCCGGTAGAGATCCTATTTTCTACTCGCACCACTCCAATGTTGATCGGATGTGGAATATATGGAAGACCCTAGCTACCAAAAACAATGACATCACCGATTCCGATTGGTTAGACTCCGGTTTCTTATTCTACGATGAGAATGCTAATATGGTGCGCGTCAAGGTGCGTGACTGCCTTGAGACCAAAAATCTCGGTTATGTGTATCAAGATGTGGAGATTCCATGGCTGAACTCAAGGCCAACGCCAAGAAGGTCAAAGGTGGGATTCAGTAATATAGCCAAGAAGCTCGGTGTAGCTAACGCCGCACCTTCAAAAGCCAAAGAGGTGGCAATCACTGATTTTCCTCTGACTTTGAGCCGGAAAATTAAAGTGGCGGTACCAAGGCCTCAGCAGAAAAAGAGAAGCAAGAAGCAGAAGGAAGACGAGGAGGAGATACTAGTGATCCAAGGGATCGAGTTCGATAGAGATGTGGCAGTGAAGTTTGATGTGTACATTAACGACGAGGATGACTTGCCGAGCGGGCCGGACAAGTCTGAGTTTGCCGGAAGCTTTGTGAGTGTGCCGCACAGGCATAAGCACTCGAAGAAGATCAACACTATTCTGAGGTTGGGGCTGACGGATTTACTGGAGGATTTGGATGCCGAGGACGATGAAACGGTGGTCGTGACTTTGATTCCAAGGTATGGGGCGGACAAAGTCAAGATTGGTGGCATCAAGATTGAGTTTGCTTCTTAA
- the LOC126786746 gene encoding 60S ribosomal protein L35-like produces MARIKVHELRQKSKADLLAQLKDLKAELALLRVAKVTGGAPNKLSKIKVVRLGIAQVLTVISQKQKAALREVYKNKKLLPLNLRPKKTRAIRRRLTKHQASLKTEREKKREMYYPLRKFAIKA; encoded by the coding sequence ATGGCCAGAATCAAGGTTCACGAGCTAAGGCAGAAGTCCAAGGCCGATCTCTTGGCCCAGCTCAAGGATCTCAAGGCCGAGCTCGCCCTCCTCCGCGTCGCTAAGGTCACCGGTGGAGCACCCAACAAGCTGTCCAAGATCAAGGTTGTGAGGCTTGGGATTGCTCAGGTGTTGACAGTGATCTCACAGAAGCAGAAGGCTGCTCTGAGAGAAGTgtacaagaacaagaaactcTTGCCTCTTAATCTTCGTCCCAAGAAGACCAGGGCCATTCGCCGAAGGCTCACCAAGCACCAGGCCTCTTTGAAGACTGAACGTGAGAAGAAGAGGGAGATGTACTACCCCTTGAGGAAGTTTGCGATCAAGGCGTAG
- the LOC126786747 gene encoding polyphenol oxidase latent form, chloroplastic-like: MASPPLPPTAKIFCPNSTSHTSTATFNPLFPKKSRRPSLATNPKQGFVCKATKNNDQNHDCMGKLDRRNMLIGLGAGGLYGTAGLETNPFAFAAPVPPPDLATCGPADKPDGTIIDCCPPNTTTIIDFKLPDPGPIRTRPAAQNVAKDLLYLAKYKEAVELVRVLPEDDPRSLAQQAMVHCSYCDGGYPMAGFSDLEIQVHFCWLFYPWHRWYLYFHEKIMGKLIDDPTFALPFWNWDAPAGMYIPSIFTDPTSSLYDQYRNAAHQPPKILDLNYGGTDDDTDDKTRIKENLTTMYQQMISKATSHHLFFGEPYRAGDDPNPGAGNIESIPHNNIHLWTGDPTQTNGEDMGTFCSAGRDPIFYSHHSNVDRMWSLYKARGGTDITKTDWLDTGFLFYNENKNLVRVKVRDSLDESKRGYKYQDVDIPWLKSKPTARKSKNKRKAAVSSAQLTSKFPATLSETISVEVARPSAAKRTAAEKAKEEEVLVISGIEFAGSGMLKVDVYVNDDADVVSGKDKAEFARSFVHVPHRANKKLKTTLRLGITNLLTDLGAEEDSSVVVTLVPKFGKTPITKGGFFFFLEHNWFG, encoded by the exons ATGGCTTCTCCTCCTCTACCACCCACTGCTAAGATATTCTGCCCCAACTCCACTTCGCATACCTCAACAGCTACCTTCAATCCTCTCTTCCCCAAGAAATCCCGACGACCTTCATTGGCCACAAACCCTAAGCAAGGCTTTGTATGCAAGGCAACAAAGAACAATGACCAAAATCATGACTGTATGGGAAAACTTGACAGGAGAAACATGCTCATTGGCTTGGGTGCTGGTGGTCTATATGGCACGGCAGGTCTCGAAACTAATCCTTTTGCATTTGCCGCACCTGTGCCACCGCCCGACCTAGCCACATGCGGTCCGGCGGACAAACCCGATGGTACAATTATTGACTGTTGC CCGCCAAACACCACCACAATCATAGACTTCAAACTACCCGATCCGGGTCCTATACGCACTAGGCCGGCAGCCCAGAATGTCGCAAAGGACCTGCTATACTTGGCCAAATATAAAGAGGCAGTTGAGCTCGTGCGGGTCCTACCAGAAGATGACCCACGAAGCCTGGCCCAGCAAGCTATGGTCCACTGTTCGTATTGCGACGGCGGGTACCCTATGGCGGGGTTTTCCGACCTTGAAATCCAAGTCCACTTCTGCTGGCTCTTCTAcccttggcaccgttggtatCTCTACTTCCACGAGAAGATCATGGGCAAGCTCATCGATGATCCCACTTTCGCTCTTCCTTTCTGGAATTGGGACGCTCCGGCCGGCATGTATATCCCCTCCATTTTCACCGACCCCACCTCCTCTCTCTATGACCAATACCGGAACGCAGCGCATCAACCCCCTAAGATTCTAGACCTCAACTACGGTGGCACTGACGACGACACTGATGACAAGACTAGAATCAAAGAGAACCTCACCACCATGTACCAACAAATGATCTCTAAAGCAACTTCTCACCACCTCTTCTTCGGCGAGCCTTATAGGGCCGGCGACGACCCGAACCCCGGGGCCGGAAACATCGAGAGTATTCCACATAATAACATCCATCTTTGGACTGGagatcctactcaaactaaTGGGGAGGACATGGGAACTTTCTGCTCAGCAGGAAGGGATCCTATCTTTTACTCTCACCATTCTAACGTAGACCGCATGTGGTCTCTCTACAAAGCGCGAGGTGGGACTGATATCACCAAAACCGATTGGCTTGACACCGGGTTTTTGTTCTACAATGAGAACAAGAACCTGGTCCGAGTCAAAGTCCGGGACTCGCTCGACGAGTCGAAACGTGGGTACAAGTACCAGGACGTGGACATACCGTGGCTGAAGTCAAAGCCTACGGCAAGGAAATCAAAGAATAAAAGGAAGGCGGCGGTTTCCTCCGCGCAGTTGACTTCGAAGTTCCCGGCCACGTTGAGTGAGACTATTAGTGTTGAGGTGGCGCGGCCTTCGGCGGCTAAGAGGACAGCGGCGGAGAAggcgaaggaggaggaggtctTGGTGATCAGTGGTATCGAGTTCGCCGGGAGCGGGATGTTGAAGGTTGATGTGTATGTGAATGATGATGCAGATGTGGTGAGCGGGAAGGACAAGGCAGAGTTTGCCCGGAGTTTTGTGCACGTGCCGCATAGGGCGAATAAGAAGCTCAAGACGACCTTGAGGTTGGGGATAACGAATTTACTGACCGATTTGGGGGCGGAGGAGGATAGTAGTGTGGTGGTGACACTGGTGCCGAAGTTTGGGAAAACGCCTATCACCAAAGGtggattctttttttttttagaacatAATTGGTTTGGGTGA